The following coding sequences lie in one Danio rerio strain Tuebingen ecotype United States chromosome 3, GRCz12tu, whole genome shotgun sequence genomic window:
- the wizb gene encoding uncharacterized protein wizb isoform X2, translated as MEPEDDLSTGDPQDLMSSQALLPSTSTSLLNCSFLGELLNCDDIEKGDGSGDPEGPNCFFTTLENCDKTQKNLRSSAFPSSLTWDSDSEKEILDEEDLQHFSNPHGLAAHSPGCPTSGQHQERFDSDLCQEPVETEHLFLEKVPLAPLEVENQDDVTCKEPRSSDSSLLKHTAKLEQDKVSSLPGTMPKKVCQKEDKDKRKVLNRKGQEEEEKSTKEADVYTFPGDSEPESPPPGPWAHCTFIQRRRKKRAILRPFSGLGNCQQTTGTGKRTRGRPPGKGRNKTTKDRQAMLEFTEEKTEKVRRRQKAVVEQPPDGSLSQDIFTCVECSIYFKKRTHLWEHMQEHGQVNRSGQKWQSGEKEAWSGHLNKKAFECIECGQEFLDKVLLLDHNQRHEDSRQKILEEIGKLSEGDKRVAEQASCSNALEPVIQEPAKVSGGQLVCLKCNFSTDVPQELSEHAKTHTTRKRAGVYRTSPRFQQRSCKKAQVQSSADITPTDNTSPPNKRYPIRASKKNKETQPSVGSSQDPCQSASAATGKEDTDQPVKANLQANTDSAEESRKTEEPTVDIPIQENVLELQHLILPSSNPRTVPRRKDVAFKSIGNKRGRGGRGRRRGSTRLDYRSNLNTGVKTQVQISNQTEYMGHKEDNPTTEPEDDQTQVSKTGKESPATVLNLKASSSTPKKSSKKLVADDEEPKLRKDKSNSPGKIEENTAVPEKIVMEEYDDDEYEDDEDVVSRLIGALTEEDDDDDDDRDGLLKSVERKCPYCPDRFHNGIGLANHIRGHLNRVGVSYNVRHFISPEEVNAIEKKFSYQKKKKKVANFDPSTFSVMRCEFCSAGFDTRAGLSSHARAHLRDFGITNWEVTVSPINILRQLFAKHPNLVLPTASTHTLQSSPEQNSDEEQESRKDMKDEDDMTAEPDTFSSVFLKQCWKEEHDISEPEGGEGAEDDEEEDDDDETQMPLTDKLSTSPGHKTLFSLDEESPESKDTDPRGSNLLKCSVCGATFETRRGLSTHSRSHLRQPGMGMSENSRAPIDLLYQATKHHSRDAQSPTKRKQHVPVVPVPSPMKDIETEEGLSDTKPPVMFSAIKVSPSPTTPSTAGSLPSSPFVKSRSPSPVLRKAPISSLLPVSSPLRSQEHKILGKSQSTNPSGPTKPFWAPQDTDAPLNLTMDMDSKDIICQLCGAWFETRKGLSSHARAHLRHFGIEYSESKGSPIDLLNRFILTDDFKHRANSFLSDGPEDLRSQKTSITSLLPSTSSSKRPLPSSPVLYKTAASPLKTTIGSKATSSTHTLLGPPKKKLKPSALQVLRFSDGEMMSFPIEPLKDVSCEFCGELFENRKGLSSHARSHLRQLGITEWSVNGSPIDTLKEIIVRRGLPTIMPLKSPKSPSSPSPGLPRHMLQSSSPSGNIIGRLPFHFAKTPNHDQPAIHKMSPSTSTTSSPPIVDLVKPKPEPEIVEVTMKGSDMGADEHYSPEPLHSSLISSDNVYPVNLVMTQEKEPSRDIRCEFCGEFFENRKGLSSHARSHLRHMGITEWSVNGSPIDTLWEVMRRQGSTPASVALGIKEEPGQDGRISLSSPGYQTSALSRKSPLNLLHSGSRLHKHGLGSIGLSPALPVGKLFGVLPLKKKVLVEEKHPGEKTLLVQSKDFSSPPQDYSFKGKTSAEKHGVGQMDPSCELCGFYFENRKALASHARAHLRQFGVTEWCVNGSPIETLSAWIRSRPQKAAEMQQSYAQGVRYAQKKRCSSVVSPSCDSDPTTPVSQKPTVAKWASLTLPQKRAIGRDANSCSWGLSSRGADAKSRSASSTQHGLIPQPAGHHSNNALPHAQVAHSELNVRLPRGFERRPLKHPSHAEGGEGESGPPKPRSSTVPALVPKPPSTPLVRLVGKIYSLKCRFCDVEFHGPLSVQEDWIRHLQQHILNLNYKKTEPPANDSPAQSDTPAPKPQVSAATSTSTASTIPAAAPSTPSPKSPTATHASASTLSQASTAPSPAN; from the exons ATGGAGCCCGAGGACGATCTCTCAACTGGGGACCCACAAGATCTGATGTCCAGCCAAGCTCTACTGCCTTCAACATCCACATCCCTACTAAACTGCTCCTTCCTG GGGGAGTTACTGAATTGTGACGACATTGAGAAGGGTGATGGAAGTGGGGATCCAGAAGGTCCAAACTGCTTTTTCACCACACTGGAGAATTGTGACAAAACCCAGAAAAATCTACGATCTTCAGCCTTCCCCTCATCTCTCACATGGGACTCGGACTCAGAGAAAGAAATCTTGGATG AGGAAGATCTTCAGCACTTTTCTAACCCTCATGGTCTGGCTGCTCACAGCCCGGGATGTCCCACCTCTGGACAACATCAAGAAAG ATTTGATTCTGATCTGTGCCAAGAACCTGTGGAAACCGAGCACTTATTTCTTGAGAAGGTCCCACTTGCACCTCTGGAGGTGGAGAATCAAGATGATGTTACATGCAAGGAGCCAAGATCTTCAGACTCCAGCCTACTGAAACATAcagcaaaac TGGAACAAGACAAAGTAAGCAGCCTACCAGGTACTATGCCAAAAAAGGTTTGCCAAAAGGAAGACAAAGATAAGCGGAAAGTGCTTAATCGTAAAGGGCAGGAAGAGGAAGAGAAGAGCACCAAAGAGGCAGATGTGTACACCTTTCCTGGAGACTCTGAGCCAGAGAGTCCACCACCTGGACCTTGGGCACATTGCACCTTCATCCAGCGGAGAAGGAAAAAGAGGGCCATACTACGGCCTTTCTCTGGCTTGGGCAACTGTCAACAAACTACAGGAACTGGCAAAAGAACACGAGGAAGACCCCCTGGTAAAGGGCGCAACAAAACCACAAAAGATCGACAGGCAATGCTCGAatttacagaagaaaaaacagAAAAGGTACGGAGAAGGCAGAAGGCAGTAGTAGAACAACCACCTGATGGAAGCCTTTCCCAAGATATTTTTACATGTGTAGAATGTAGCATTTACTTCAAAAAGCGTACCCATCTTTGGGAACACATGCAAGAGCATGGTCAGGTCAATAGATCTGGGCAAAAATGGCAAAGTGGAGAAAAAGAAGCTTGGAGCGGACATCTTAACAAAAAAGCTTTTGAATGTATAGAGTGCGGTCAAGAGTTTTTAGACAAGGTACTGCTGCTAGATCATAACCAACGCCATGAGGATTCTCGGCAGAAAATTCTTGAAGAGATTGGTAAATTAAGTGAGGGGGACAAGCGTGTGGCAGAGCAAGCCAGCTGCAGTAATGCATTGGAGCCAGTCATCcaagagccagcaaaggtcagtGGTGGCCAGTTGGTTTGTCTTAAGTGCAACTTTAGCACTGATGTGCCTCAAGAGCTTTCTGAGCATGCCAAGACTCACACTACCCGCAAAAGAGCTGGTGTCTATAGGACTTCACCCAGATTCCAGCAAAGGTCCTGCAAGAAAGCACAGGTCCAGTCCTCTGCAGATATTACACCAACAGATAACACTTCACCTCCAAACAAGAGATACCCCATCAGAGcatccaaaaaaaataaagaaactcaaccTAGCGTTGGCTCTTCACAGGACCCTTGTCAAAGTGCTTCCGCAGCCACAGGAAAAGAAGACACAGATCAGCCTGTTAAAGCAAACTTGCAAGCAAATACAGACTCTGCAGAGGAGTCAAGAAAAACAGAAGAGCCAACTGTGGATATTCCTATTCAAGAGAATGTTCTGGAACTTCAACATCTCATTTTACCATCATCAAATCCAAGGACTGTTCCAAGGCGTAAGGATGTGGCATTTAAGAGCATTGGGAACAAACGAGGCCGAGGTGGAAGGGGCCGCAGGAGAGGGAGTACAAGGCTGGATTATAGGTCCAACCTAAATACTGGTGTAAAAACACAAGTCCAAATTTCAAACCAGACTGAATATATGGGCCATAAAGAAGATAATCCCACAACAGAACCAGAGGATGATCAAACACAGGTCTCCAAAACAG GCAAGGAGTCACCTGCCACTGTGTTGAATCTCAAAGCAAGTTCCTCCACACCAAAAAAGAGCAGCAAAAAACTGGTTGCTGATGACGAGGAACCCAAGCTCAGAAAAGACAAATCTAACAGTCCTGGGAAGATTGAAGAAAACACAGCAGTTCCTGAAAAAATAGTGATGGAGGAATATGACGATGATGAATATGAAGACGATGAAGATGTTGTCAGTCGTCTAATTGGTGCATTAACTGAGgaagatgacgatgatgatgatgacagagATGGGTTGTTGAAGAGTGTGGAAAGAAAGTGCCCTTATTGTCCAGATCGATTCCACAATGGCATTGGACTAGCCAATCACATTAGGGGTCACCTGAACCGAGTGGGCGTGAGCTACAATGTTAGGCACTTCATCTCCCCAGAAGAAGTTAATGCCATCGAGAAGAAATTCTCATatcagaaaaagaagaaaaaag TCGCCAACTTTGACCCATCCACCTTCAGTGTAATGCGATGTGAGTTCTGCAGTGCCGGTTTTGACACCAGGGCTGGTCTCTCCAGTCACGCCCGAGCCCATCTCAGAGACTTTGGCATCACCAATTGGGAAGTCACGGTATCTCCCATTAATATTCTCCGACAGCTTTTTGCCAAGCATCCAAATCTTGTTCTACCCACTGCCTCCACTCATACTCTGCAGTCAAGTCCAGAGCAAAACTCTGACGAAGAGCAAGAGAGCAGAAAAGATATGAAGGATGAGGACGACATGACAGCAGAACCCGACACCTTTTCCTCCGTCTTTCTGAAACAGTGCTGGAAAGAAGAGCACGATATCAGTGAACCAGAGG GTGGGGAGGGGGctgaggatgatgaggaggaagatgatgatgatgaaacccAAATGCCCCTTACAGATAAGTTGTCCACAAGTCCAGGACACAAGACTCTGTTTTCTTTAGATGAAGAGAGCCCTGAATCCAAAGACACAGACCCCAGAG GCTCCAACCTGTTGAAATGCAGTGTTTGTGGTGCTACCTTTGAGACACGTCGTGGTTTGTCTACCCATTCCCGCTCTCACCTGCGGCAGCCGGGCATGGGCATGTCTGAGAACAGCAGAGCGCCAATTGATCTCCTCTACCAGGCTACCAAGCATCATTCCAGAGATGCGCAATCACCTACGAAGCGCAAACAGCACGTCCCTGTTGTTCCTGTACCTAGCCCCATGAAAGACATTGAAACTGAAGAAGGACTGTCGGACACAAAGCCTCCTGTCATGTTCTCAGCTATTAAAGTTTCCCCTTCTCCAACAACTCCATCTACAGCTGGCTCCCTGCCTTCCTCTCCATTTGTAAAGTCTCGGTCCCCTTCCCCCGTTCTAAGAAAGGCTCCCATCTCTTCGCTGTTACCTGTGTCTTCCCCACTGCGATCCCAGGAGCATAAGATCTTAGGAAAGAGCCAGTCTACAAACCCCTCCGGTCCGACCAAACCATTCTGGGCACCACAGGACACGGACGCCCCATTGAATCTTA CGATGGACATGGACTCTAAAGACATTATTTGCCAGTTGTGTGGCGCATGGTTTGAAACAAGAAAAGGCCTCTCGAGTCATGCTCGTGCTCATTTGCGCCATTTTGGAATTGAGTACTCAGAATCCAAGGGCTCCCCCATTGACCTGCTCAACCGGTTCATCTTAACTGATGACTTTAAGCACAGAGCCAATTCTTTTCTTTCTGATGGTCCCGAAGACCTGAGGTCCCAGAAGACTAGCATAACCTCCCTCTTACCCTCCACTTCGTCCTCTAAGAGGCCTCTTCCCTCCAGTCCTGTCCTATACAAAACAGCAGCCTCCCCTTTGAAGACAACCATTGGCTCCAAAGCTACCTCATCCACCCACACCCTACTGGGCCCACCGAAGAAGAAGCTGAAACCCTCTGCTTTACAGGTCCTTCGTTTCAGTGATGGAGAAATGATGTCCTTTCCTATAG AGCCGTTGAAAGATGTGAGCTGCGAGTTCTGTGGAGAACTTTTCGAGAATCGCAAAGGCCTCTCCAGCCATGCTCGATCCCACCTGCGTCAGCTTGGGATCACCGAATGGTCTGTGAACGGGTCACCTATTGACACTCTAAAAGAGATTATAGTACGCAGAGGCCTACCAACTATCATGCCTCTGAAGTCCCCCAAATCCCCTTCTTCTCCAAGCCCAGGACTGCCTCGTCACATGCTCCAGTCCTCTTCCCCGTCAGGGAATATTATTGGCCGCTTGCCTTTTCACTTTGCCAAAACACCAAACCATGACCAGCCTGCTATTCACAAAATGTCACCCTCAACATCCACCACCAGTTCTCCGCCAATAGTGGACCTGGTTAAACCAAAACCAGAGCCTGAAATTGTGGAAGTTACCATGAAAGGATCAGACATGGGAGCAGATGAACACTACAGCCCCGAGCCACTACATTCCAGTTTAATCTCTTCAGATAATGTTTATCCAGTCAACTTGG TTATGACTCAGGAGAAGGAGCCTTCGCGTGATATTCGCTGTGAGTTCTGCGGTGAATTCTTCGAGAACCGCAAGGGTTTATCAAGCCATGCGCGCTCACACTTGAGACACATGGGAATCACAGAGTGGTCCGTGAACGGCTCACCCATCGACACGCTGTGGGAGGTCATGAGGAGACAGGGCAGCACTCCTGCATCGGTTGCTTTAGGCATAAAGGAGGAACCAGGACAAGATGGTAGGATTTCATTGAGCAGTCCAGGCTATCAAACCTCTGCCCTGTCCCGAAAATCACCTCTAAATCTGCTCCACTCTGGTTCACGGCTGCATAAGCACGGGCTGGGAAGCATAGGCCTCTCCCCTGCTTTACCTGTGGGGAAACTTTTCGGAGTTCTTCCACTAAAGAAGAAGGTGCTAGTAGAGGAGAAACATCCCGGAGAAAAGACTCTGCTTGTGCAATCGAAAGACTTCTCGTCTCCCCCACAGGACTATTCATTTAAGGGTAAAACCTCAGCTGAGAAACATGGAGTAGGCCAAATGG ATCCCAGTTGTGAGCTCTGTGGATTTTACTTTGAGAACCGGAAAGCATTGGCCAGTCATGCTCGAGCACATTTAAGACAGTTTGGCGTGACCGAGTGGTGTGTGAATGGTTCGCCTATTGAGACGCTGAGCGCCTGGATACGCAGCCGTCCACAGAAAGCAGCAGAGATGCAGCAGAGTTATGCGCAAGGAGTCCGCTATGCCCAAAAGAAG AGGTGCAGTTCTGTCGTCTCACCATCCTGTGACTCTGATCCTACAACGCCTGTTTCCCAAAAGCCCACTGTTGCCAAATGGGCGTCTCTCACTTTGCCTCAAAAGAGGGCAATTGGACGGGATGCTAACAGTTGTTCTTGGGGATTGTCCTCACGGGGAGCGGATGCAAAAAGCCGGAGTGCAAGTTCCACTCAGCATGGCCTTATTCCACAGCCTGCCGGTCATCATTCCAACAATGCACTTCCACATGCACAAGTGGCCCACAGTGAACTCAACGTGCGTTTGCCCCGAG
- the wizb gene encoding uncharacterized protein wizb isoform X4: protein MEPEDDLSTGDPQDLMSSQALLPSTSTSLLNCSFLGELLNCDDIEKGDGSGDPEGPNCFFTTLENCDKTQKNLRSSAFPSSLTWDSDSEKEILDEEDLQHFSNPHGLAAHSPGCPTSGQHQERFDSDLCQEPVETEHLFLEKVPLAPLEVENQDDVTCKEPRSSDSSLLKHTAKLEQDKVSSLPGTMPKKVCQKEDKDKRKVLNRKGQEEEEKSTKEADVYTFPGDSEPESPPPGPWAHCTFIQRRRKKRAILRPFSGLGNCQQTTGTGKRTRGRPPGKGRNKTTKDRQAMLEFTEEKTEKVRRRQKAVVEQPPDGSLSQDIFTCVECSIYFKKRTHLWEHMQEHGQVNRSGQKWQSGEKEAWSGHLNKKAFECIECGQEFLDKVLLLDHNQRHEDSRQKILEEIGKLSEGDKRVAEQASCSNALEPVIQEPAKVSGGQLVCLKCNFSTDVPQELSEHAKTHTTRKRAGVYRTSPRFQQRSCKKAQVQSSADITPTDNTSPPNKRYPIRASKKNKETQPSVGSSQDPCQSASAATGKEDTDQPVKANLQANTDSAEESRKTEEPTVDIPIQENVLELQHLILPSSNPRTVPRRKDVAFKSIGNKRGRGGRGRRRGSTRLDYRSNLNTGVKTQVQISNQTEYMGHKEDNPTTEPEDDQTQVSKTGKESPATVLNLKASSSTPKKSSKKLVADDEEPKLRKDKSNSPGKIEENTAVPEKIVMEEYDDDEYEDDEDVVSRLIGALTEEDDDDDDDRDGLLKSVERKCPYCPDRFHNGIGLANHIRGHLNRVGVSYNVRHFISPEEVNAIEKKFSYQKKKKKVANFDPSTFSVMRCEFCSAGFDTRAGLSSHARAHLRDFGITNWEVTSSPEQNSDEEQESRKDMKDEDDMTAEPDTFSSVFLKQCWKEEHDISEPEGGEGAEDDEEEDDDDETQMPLTDKLSTSPGHKTLFSLDEESPESKDTDPRGSNLLKCSVCGATFETRRGLSTHSRSHLRQPGMGMSENSRAPIDLLYQATKHHSRDAQSPTKRKQHVPVVPVPSPMKDIETEEGLSDTKPPVMFSAIKVSPSPTTPSTAGSLPSSPFVKSRSPSPVLRKAPISSLLPVSSPLRSQEHKILGKSQSTNPSGPTKPFWAPQDTDAPLNLTMDMDSKDIICQLCGAWFETRKGLSSHARAHLRHFGIEYSESKGSPIDLLNRFILTDDFKHRANSFLSDGPEDLRSQKTSITSLLPSTSSSKRPLPSSPVLYKTAASPLKTTIGSKATSSTHTLLGPPKKKLKPSALQVLRFSDGEMMSFPIEPLKDVSCEFCGELFENRKGLSSHARSHLRQLGITEWSVNGSPIDTLKEIIVRRGLPTIMPLKSPKSPSSPSPGLPRHMLQSSSPSGNIIGRLPFHFAKTPNHDQPAIHKMSPSTSTTSSPPIVDLVKPKPEPEIVEVTMKGSDMGADEHYSPEPLHSSLISSDNVYPVNLVMTQEKEPSRDIRCEFCGEFFENRKGLSSHARSHLRHMGITEWSVNGSPIDTLWEVMRRQGSTPASVALGIKEEPGQDGRISLSSPGYQTSALSRKSPLNLLHSGSRLHKHGLGSIGLSPALPVGKLFGVLPLKKKVLVEEKHPGEKTLLVQSKDFSSPPQDYSFKGKTSAEKHGVGQMDPSCELCGFYFENRKALASHARAHLRQFGVTEWCVNGSPIETLSAWIRSRPQKAAEMQQSYAQGVRYAQKKRCSSVVSPSCDSDPTTPVSQKPTVAKWASLTLPQKRAIGRDANSCSWGLSSRGADAKSRSASSTQHGLIPQPAGHHSNNALPHAQVAHSELNVRLPRGFERRPLKHPSHAEGGEGESGPPKPRSSTVPALVPKPPSTPLVRLVGKIYSLKCRFCDVEFHGPLSVQEDWIRHLQQHILNLNYKKTEPPANDSPAQSDTPAPKPQVSAATSTSTASTIPAAAPSTPSPKSPTATHASASTLSQASTAPSPAN from the exons ATGGAGCCCGAGGACGATCTCTCAACTGGGGACCCACAAGATCTGATGTCCAGCCAAGCTCTACTGCCTTCAACATCCACATCCCTACTAAACTGCTCCTTCCTG GGGGAGTTACTGAATTGTGACGACATTGAGAAGGGTGATGGAAGTGGGGATCCAGAAGGTCCAAACTGCTTTTTCACCACACTGGAGAATTGTGACAAAACCCAGAAAAATCTACGATCTTCAGCCTTCCCCTCATCTCTCACATGGGACTCGGACTCAGAGAAAGAAATCTTGGATG AGGAAGATCTTCAGCACTTTTCTAACCCTCATGGTCTGGCTGCTCACAGCCCGGGATGTCCCACCTCTGGACAACATCAAGAAAG ATTTGATTCTGATCTGTGCCAAGAACCTGTGGAAACCGAGCACTTATTTCTTGAGAAGGTCCCACTTGCACCTCTGGAGGTGGAGAATCAAGATGATGTTACATGCAAGGAGCCAAGATCTTCAGACTCCAGCCTACTGAAACATAcagcaaaac TGGAACAAGACAAAGTAAGCAGCCTACCAGGTACTATGCCAAAAAAGGTTTGCCAAAAGGAAGACAAAGATAAGCGGAAAGTGCTTAATCGTAAAGGGCAGGAAGAGGAAGAGAAGAGCACCAAAGAGGCAGATGTGTACACCTTTCCTGGAGACTCTGAGCCAGAGAGTCCACCACCTGGACCTTGGGCACATTGCACCTTCATCCAGCGGAGAAGGAAAAAGAGGGCCATACTACGGCCTTTCTCTGGCTTGGGCAACTGTCAACAAACTACAGGAACTGGCAAAAGAACACGAGGAAGACCCCCTGGTAAAGGGCGCAACAAAACCACAAAAGATCGACAGGCAATGCTCGAatttacagaagaaaaaacagAAAAGGTACGGAGAAGGCAGAAGGCAGTAGTAGAACAACCACCTGATGGAAGCCTTTCCCAAGATATTTTTACATGTGTAGAATGTAGCATTTACTTCAAAAAGCGTACCCATCTTTGGGAACACATGCAAGAGCATGGTCAGGTCAATAGATCTGGGCAAAAATGGCAAAGTGGAGAAAAAGAAGCTTGGAGCGGACATCTTAACAAAAAAGCTTTTGAATGTATAGAGTGCGGTCAAGAGTTTTTAGACAAGGTACTGCTGCTAGATCATAACCAACGCCATGAGGATTCTCGGCAGAAAATTCTTGAAGAGATTGGTAAATTAAGTGAGGGGGACAAGCGTGTGGCAGAGCAAGCCAGCTGCAGTAATGCATTGGAGCCAGTCATCcaagagccagcaaaggtcagtGGTGGCCAGTTGGTTTGTCTTAAGTGCAACTTTAGCACTGATGTGCCTCAAGAGCTTTCTGAGCATGCCAAGACTCACACTACCCGCAAAAGAGCTGGTGTCTATAGGACTTCACCCAGATTCCAGCAAAGGTCCTGCAAGAAAGCACAGGTCCAGTCCTCTGCAGATATTACACCAACAGATAACACTTCACCTCCAAACAAGAGATACCCCATCAGAGcatccaaaaaaaataaagaaactcaaccTAGCGTTGGCTCTTCACAGGACCCTTGTCAAAGTGCTTCCGCAGCCACAGGAAAAGAAGACACAGATCAGCCTGTTAAAGCAAACTTGCAAGCAAATACAGACTCTGCAGAGGAGTCAAGAAAAACAGAAGAGCCAACTGTGGATATTCCTATTCAAGAGAATGTTCTGGAACTTCAACATCTCATTTTACCATCATCAAATCCAAGGACTGTTCCAAGGCGTAAGGATGTGGCATTTAAGAGCATTGGGAACAAACGAGGCCGAGGTGGAAGGGGCCGCAGGAGAGGGAGTACAAGGCTGGATTATAGGTCCAACCTAAATACTGGTGTAAAAACACAAGTCCAAATTTCAAACCAGACTGAATATATGGGCCATAAAGAAGATAATCCCACAACAGAACCAGAGGATGATCAAACACAGGTCTCCAAAACAG GCAAGGAGTCACCTGCCACTGTGTTGAATCTCAAAGCAAGTTCCTCCACACCAAAAAAGAGCAGCAAAAAACTGGTTGCTGATGACGAGGAACCCAAGCTCAGAAAAGACAAATCTAACAGTCCTGGGAAGATTGAAGAAAACACAGCAGTTCCTGAAAAAATAGTGATGGAGGAATATGACGATGATGAATATGAAGACGATGAAGATGTTGTCAGTCGTCTAATTGGTGCATTAACTGAGgaagatgacgatgatgatgatgacagagATGGGTTGTTGAAGAGTGTGGAAAGAAAGTGCCCTTATTGTCCAGATCGATTCCACAATGGCATTGGACTAGCCAATCACATTAGGGGTCACCTGAACCGAGTGGGCGTGAGCTACAATGTTAGGCACTTCATCTCCCCAGAAGAAGTTAATGCCATCGAGAAGAAATTCTCATatcagaaaaagaagaaaaaag TCGCCAACTTTGACCCATCCACCTTCAGTGTAATGCGATGTGAGTTCTGCAGTGCCGGTTTTGACACCAGGGCTGGTCTCTCCAGTCACGCCCGAGCCCATCTCAGAGACTTTGGCATCACCAATTGGGAAGTCACG TCAAGTCCAGAGCAAAACTCTGACGAAGAGCAAGAGAGCAGAAAAGATATGAAGGATGAGGACGACATGACAGCAGAACCCGACACCTTTTCCTCCGTCTTTCTGAAACAGTGCTGGAAAGAAGAGCACGATATCAGTGAACCAGAGG GTGGGGAGGGGGctgaggatgatgaggaggaagatgatgatgatgaaacccAAATGCCCCTTACAGATAAGTTGTCCACAAGTCCAGGACACAAGACTCTGTTTTCTTTAGATGAAGAGAGCCCTGAATCCAAAGACACAGACCCCAGAG GCTCCAACCTGTTGAAATGCAGTGTTTGTGGTGCTACCTTTGAGACACGTCGTGGTTTGTCTACCCATTCCCGCTCTCACCTGCGGCAGCCGGGCATGGGCATGTCTGAGAACAGCAGAGCGCCAATTGATCTCCTCTACCAGGCTACCAAGCATCATTCCAGAGATGCGCAATCACCTACGAAGCGCAAACAGCACGTCCCTGTTGTTCCTGTACCTAGCCCCATGAAAGACATTGAAACTGAAGAAGGACTGTCGGACACAAAGCCTCCTGTCATGTTCTCAGCTATTAAAGTTTCCCCTTCTCCAACAACTCCATCTACAGCTGGCTCCCTGCCTTCCTCTCCATTTGTAAAGTCTCGGTCCCCTTCCCCCGTTCTAAGAAAGGCTCCCATCTCTTCGCTGTTACCTGTGTCTTCCCCACTGCGATCCCAGGAGCATAAGATCTTAGGAAAGAGCCAGTCTACAAACCCCTCCGGTCCGACCAAACCATTCTGGGCACCACAGGACACGGACGCCCCATTGAATCTTA CGATGGACATGGACTCTAAAGACATTATTTGCCAGTTGTGTGGCGCATGGTTTGAAACAAGAAAAGGCCTCTCGAGTCATGCTCGTGCTCATTTGCGCCATTTTGGAATTGAGTACTCAGAATCCAAGGGCTCCCCCATTGACCTGCTCAACCGGTTCATCTTAACTGATGACTTTAAGCACAGAGCCAATTCTTTTCTTTCTGATGGTCCCGAAGACCTGAGGTCCCAGAAGACTAGCATAACCTCCCTCTTACCCTCCACTTCGTCCTCTAAGAGGCCTCTTCCCTCCAGTCCTGTCCTATACAAAACAGCAGCCTCCCCTTTGAAGACAACCATTGGCTCCAAAGCTACCTCATCCACCCACACCCTACTGGGCCCACCGAAGAAGAAGCTGAAACCCTCTGCTTTACAGGTCCTTCGTTTCAGTGATGGAGAAATGATGTCCTTTCCTATAG AGCCGTTGAAAGATGTGAGCTGCGAGTTCTGTGGAGAACTTTTCGAGAATCGCAAAGGCCTCTCCAGCCATGCTCGATCCCACCTGCGTCAGCTTGGGATCACCGAATGGTCTGTGAACGGGTCACCTATTGACACTCTAAAAGAGATTATAGTACGCAGAGGCCTACCAACTATCATGCCTCTGAAGTCCCCCAAATCCCCTTCTTCTCCAAGCCCAGGACTGCCTCGTCACATGCTCCAGTCCTCTTCCCCGTCAGGGAATATTATTGGCCGCTTGCCTTTTCACTTTGCCAAAACACCAAACCATGACCAGCCTGCTATTCACAAAATGTCACCCTCAACATCCACCACCAGTTCTCCGCCAATAGTGGACCTGGTTAAACCAAAACCAGAGCCTGAAATTGTGGAAGTTACCATGAAAGGATCAGACATGGGAGCAGATGAACACTACAGCCCCGAGCCACTACATTCCAGTTTAATCTCTTCAGATAATGTTTATCCAGTCAACTTGG TTATGACTCAGGAGAAGGAGCCTTCGCGTGATATTCGCTGTGAGTTCTGCGGTGAATTCTTCGAGAACCGCAAGGGTTTATCAAGCCATGCGCGCTCACACTTGAGACACATGGGAATCACAGAGTGGTCCGTGAACGGCTCACCCATCGACACGCTGTGGGAGGTCATGAGGAGACAGGGCAGCACTCCTGCATCGGTTGCTTTAGGCATAAAGGAGGAACCAGGACAAGATGGTAGGATTTCATTGAGCAGTCCAGGCTATCAAACCTCTGCCCTGTCCCGAAAATCACCTCTAAATCTGCTCCACTCTGGTTCACGGCTGCATAAGCACGGGCTGGGAAGCATAGGCCTCTCCCCTGCTTTACCTGTGGGGAAACTTTTCGGAGTTCTTCCACTAAAGAAGAAGGTGCTAGTAGAGGAGAAACATCCCGGAGAAAAGACTCTGCTTGTGCAATCGAAAGACTTCTCGTCTCCCCCACAGGACTATTCATTTAAGGGTAAAACCTCAGCTGAGAAACATGGAGTAGGCCAAATGG ATCCCAGTTGTGAGCTCTGTGGATTTTACTTTGAGAACCGGAAAGCATTGGCCAGTCATGCTCGAGCACATTTAAGACAGTTTGGCGTGACCGAGTGGTGTGTGAATGGTTCGCCTATTGAGACGCTGAGCGCCTGGATACGCAGCCGTCCACAGAAAGCAGCAGAGATGCAGCAGAGTTATGCGCAAGGAGTCCGCTATGCCCAAAAGAAG AGGTGCAGTTCTGTCGTCTCACCATCCTGTGACTCTGATCCTACAACGCCTGTTTCCCAAAAGCCCACTGTTGCCAAATGGGCGTCTCTCACTTTGCCTCAAAAGAGGGCAATTGGACGGGATGCTAACAGTTGTTCTTGGGGATTGTCCTCACGGGGAGCGGATGCAAAAAGCCGGAGTGCAAGTTCCACTCAGCATGGCCTTATTCCACAGCCTGCCGGTCATCATTCCAACAATGCACTTCCACATGCACAAGTGGCCCACAGTGAACTCAACGTGCGTTTGCCCCGAG